The following coding sequences lie in one Thalassoglobus polymorphus genomic window:
- a CDS encoding reverse transcriptase family protein, translated as MPAKATFQMATGCCLSAATAVVTFFWLLNSDSQISFAIMSVLLVAICATMLFGWWTAFLQLTSKHPWHWIRTKFGWGFEIEELANRLGYSVNELTEHQPQYVSAFIPKRSGGTRELRIPDKKTAEIQKRILQRLLSKLRSHPSACGFETGKSIVHNALPHVGKAVVIKLDVIDFFSSTTASRVEAYFCRIGWNRKSAKLLTKLTCDQDALPQGAATSPRLSNLVNYLLDEQLVRCATKYRGEYSRYADDITYSFRKDSPKRMRGIIQRTRHLLNRSGYQLNTEKQRILRQHQRQTVTGLNVNTKVSLSRKLRRELRAARHRLENGKESTWTAEQLQGWAALEHMIQEQTKS; from the coding sequence ATGCCTGCAAAAGCGACCTTTCAGATGGCAACCGGCTGCTGTCTCTCGGCAGCGACGGCAGTTGTCACTTTCTTCTGGCTTCTCAATTCCGATTCGCAAATTTCGTTCGCAATCATGTCCGTACTTCTGGTTGCGATTTGCGCAACCATGCTGTTCGGATGGTGGACGGCCTTTCTGCAATTGACTTCGAAACATCCCTGGCACTGGATTCGAACAAAATTTGGCTGGGGCTTTGAAATTGAAGAACTGGCCAATCGACTGGGCTATTCAGTCAATGAACTCACCGAGCATCAGCCTCAATATGTTTCAGCGTTCATCCCAAAAAGATCGGGCGGCACTCGCGAGTTACGGATTCCCGATAAAAAAACTGCTGAAATTCAGAAACGCATTCTGCAGCGACTTCTCTCAAAGCTTCGATCTCACCCAAGTGCCTGCGGTTTTGAAACTGGAAAGTCGATCGTTCACAACGCGCTGCCTCATGTTGGGAAAGCGGTTGTCATTAAACTTGATGTGATTGACTTCTTTTCATCCACAACGGCATCGCGAGTCGAAGCCTATTTTTGTCGAATCGGCTGGAATCGGAAATCAGCAAAACTCCTCACGAAGTTAACATGTGATCAAGACGCCCTTCCGCAAGGAGCCGCAACGAGCCCACGGCTCAGCAACCTCGTCAACTACCTACTCGACGAACAGCTGGTTCGTTGTGCCACTAAGTATCGAGGCGAGTATTCTCGCTACGCAGATGACATCACCTATTCATTTCGCAAGGATTCTCCAAAGAGAATGCGTGGAATCATCCAGCGGACCCGCCATCTTCTGAATCGATCCGGATATCAGTTGAATACAGAGAAGCAACGCATCCTCAGACAACATCAGAGGCAAACAGTGACCGGGTTAAACGTGAACACAAAAGTCAGCCTCTCTCGGAAACTTCGAAGAGAACTTCGAGCTGCCAGACATCGTTTAGAAAATGGAAAAGAATCAACCTGGACCGCCGAGCAACTACAGGGATGGGCTGCCCTGGAACACATGATCCAAGAACAGACAAAATCGTAA